Proteins encoded together in one Acidimicrobiales bacterium window:
- a CDS encoding sulfite exporter TauE/SafE family protein — MLPETAVETDALSRVRPLLVRAIVVGLVAGFLSGLFGVGGGILIVPALVLVMRMDQRLAHGTSLAAVLPIALSSTLSYTLEDKVDWPVAGLLAAGAVGGAVVGTHVLRTLPQRALGFCFAGLLAATALRMLIDHSDAGGRADLHLASIVGLLLLGLASGVLAGLLGVGGGIIMVPAMVVLLRIPPAVAKGTSLAVIIPTSIMGTARNRKNGNADMPIAAIVGLAGVVSAFAASKVSVGMSETTSNVLFAALLLIVATRMLWQLVHPAARHDDATDVAADAG, encoded by the coding sequence GTGCTGCCCGAGACCGCCGTGGAAACTGACGCCCTGAGCCGGGTCCGACCGCTGCTGGTGCGCGCCATCGTGGTGGGGCTGGTCGCCGGCTTCCTGTCCGGGCTGTTCGGGGTGGGCGGCGGCATCCTCATCGTGCCGGCGCTGGTGCTGGTCATGCGGATGGACCAGCGGCTGGCGCACGGCACGTCGCTGGCGGCCGTGCTGCCGATCGCCCTCTCGTCGACGCTGAGCTACACGCTCGAGGACAAGGTCGACTGGCCCGTCGCCGGGCTGCTGGCGGCAGGGGCCGTGGGCGGAGCGGTCGTCGGCACGCACGTGCTGCGCACCCTGCCGCAGCGGGCGCTGGGGTTCTGCTTCGCCGGGCTCCTGGCCGCCACGGCGCTGCGCATGCTGATCGACCACTCCGACGCCGGCGGGCGCGCCGACCTCCACCTCGCCTCGATCGTCGGGCTGCTGTTGCTGGGCCTGGCCAGCGGCGTGCTCGCCGGGCTGCTGGGCGTCGGCGGCGGGATCATCATGGTGCCGGCGATGGTGGTGCTGCTGCGGATCCCGCCGGCCGTCGCCAAGGGCACGTCGCTGGCGGTGATCATCCCCACGTCGATCATGGGCACGGCCCGCAACCGGAAGAACGGCAACGCCGACATGCCGATCGCCGCGATCGTGGGCCTGGCCGGGGTGGTGTCGGCGTTCGCGGCGTCGAAGGTGTCGGTCGGCATGTCGGAGACGACGTCGAACGTCCTCTTCGCGGCGCTGCTGCTGATCGTGGCCACCCGCATGCTCTGGCAGCTGGTCCACCCCGCCGCCCGCCACGACGACGCCACCGACGTCGCTGCCGACGCCGGATGA
- a CDS encoding ABC transporter ATP-binding protein codes for MSESTPQPSPQIVSGPGPTTASSAGADTLVEIDGLTIRFPVGRTGFWGRTKLEVHAVDDVSLTVGRGETLGLVGESGSGKTTIGRAVLRRIAPTAGTIRFDGRDITHVKGEELRRLRRRMQIVFQDPYASLNPRMSVLELVAEPLVVHGLARNAAAAKDQVVELLDRCGLPADTVDRRPHAFSGGQRQRIGIARALALQPDFIVADEPVSALDVSVRAQVVNLLQDLQAELGLSYLFIAHDLSVVRHISHRIAILYAGKLVELAPADRVYDHPIHPYTEALLSSVPVPDPPTQRRRRRIVLSGEIPDPIDPPVGCRFHTRCPLAEDRCRREQPPLEEKAPGHLAACFVR; via the coding sequence ATGTCTGAGTCGACACCTCAGCCCTCCCCCCAGATCGTGTCCGGCCCCGGTCCGACAACCGCCTCGTCGGCCGGGGCCGACACGCTCGTCGAGATCGACGGGCTGACCATCCGCTTCCCCGTCGGGCGCACCGGGTTCTGGGGTCGCACGAAGCTCGAGGTCCACGCCGTGGACGACGTGTCGCTGACCGTCGGCCGAGGTGAGACGCTGGGGCTCGTGGGCGAGTCGGGGTCGGGGAAGACCACCATCGGGCGGGCCGTCCTGCGCCGCATCGCCCCGACCGCCGGCACCATCCGCTTCGACGGCCGGGACATCACCCACGTGAAGGGCGAGGAGCTGCGCCGACTGCGACGGCGGATGCAGATCGTGTTCCAGGACCCCTACGCCAGCCTCAACCCCCGCATGTCGGTGCTGGAGCTGGTCGCGGAGCCGCTGGTCGTCCACGGCCTGGCCCGCAACGCCGCGGCGGCGAAGGACCAGGTGGTCGAGCTGCTCGACCGCTGCGGCCTCCCCGCCGACACCGTCGACCGCCGCCCCCACGCCTTCTCCGGCGGCCAGCGCCAGCGCATCGGCATCGCCCGGGCGCTGGCCCTCCAGCCCGACTTCATCGTCGCCGACGAGCCGGTGTCGGCACTCGACGTGTCGGTGCGCGCCCAGGTCGTCAACCTGCTGCAGGACCTGCAGGCCGAGCTGGGCCTCAGCTACCTGTTCATCGCCCACGACCTGTCGGTGGTGCGGCACATCTCGCACCGCATCGCCATCCTCTACGCCGGCAAGCTCGTCGAGCTCGCCCCCGCCGATCGGGTGTACGACCACCCGATCCACCCCTACACCGAGGCGCTGCTGTCGTCGGTGCCCGTGCCCGATCCCCCGACGCAGCGACGGCGCCGCCGCATCGTCCTGTCGGGCGAGATACCCGACCCCATCGACCCGCCCGTGGGCTGCCGGTTCCACACCCGCTGCCCGCTCGCCGAGGACCGTTGCCGCCGCGAGCAGCCGCCGCTCGAGGAGAAGGCCCCCGGCCACCTCGCCGCGTGCTTCGTGCGCTGA
- a CDS encoding ABC transporter ATP-binding protein, translating into MSLADASPGTGETLLEVDGLEVQFFTRRGQVRAVNDVSFSIAAGETLGLVGESGSGKSVTAQALLGLIELPGRITAGDVRWKGESLVHDAAATLDRVRGREIAMVFQDPMTSLNPLFSVGAQIAEVLRRHLKLSRKAARERAVELLDLVGIANPSQRAGQHPHEMSGGMRQRVLIAMALACEPQLLVADEPTTALDVTIQAQILDLVADLQDRLGLAVLLITHDLGVVAGLCDRVAVMYAGRLMEVGAVDALFAEPGHPYTVGLLQSTPRVDEVTERLVSIDGAPPDLVRPPDGCPFAARCPLAHDTCTHDMPPLEAHEEGREVACWSPFAAHV; encoded by the coding sequence ATGAGCCTCGCAGACGCAAGCCCGGGCACGGGAGAGACCCTGCTGGAGGTCGACGGGCTGGAGGTGCAGTTCTTCACCCGGCGAGGGCAGGTGCGGGCGGTCAACGACGTGTCGTTCTCGATCGCCGCGGGCGAGACGCTGGGCCTCGTCGGCGAGTCCGGGTCGGGTAAGAGCGTGACCGCCCAGGCCCTGCTCGGGCTGATCGAGCTGCCGGGCCGGATCACCGCCGGCGACGTCCGCTGGAAGGGCGAGTCGCTGGTGCACGACGCCGCCGCGACGCTCGACCGGGTGCGGGGCCGGGAGATCGCCATGGTCTTCCAGGACCCGATGACCTCGCTGAACCCGCTGTTCTCGGTGGGGGCGCAGATCGCCGAGGTGCTGCGCCGGCACCTCAAGCTATCCCGCAAGGCCGCCCGGGAGCGAGCCGTCGAGCTGCTCGACCTGGTCGGCATCGCCAACCCGTCGCAGCGGGCGGGGCAGCACCCGCACGAGATGTCGGGCGGGATGCGCCAGCGGGTGCTGATCGCCATGGCGCTGGCCTGCGAGCCCCAGCTGCTGGTGGCCGACGAGCCCACGACGGCGCTCGACGTCACCATCCAGGCGCAGATCCTCGACCTGGTCGCCGACCTGCAGGACCGCCTGGGCCTGGCCGTGCTGCTCATCACCCACGACCTCGGCGTGGTCGCCGGACTGTGCGACCGCGTCGCCGTCATGTACGCCGGGCGGCTGATGGAGGTGGGCGCCGTCGACGCGCTGTTCGCCGAGCCGGGCCACCCCTACACGGTCGGGCTGCTGCAGTCGACGCCGCGGGTCGACGAGGTGACCGAGCGGCTGGTGTCGATCGACGGCGCCCCGCCCGACCTGGTCCGGCCGCCCGACGGCTGCCCGTTCGCGGCCCGCTGCCCGCTGGCCCACGACACCTGCACGCACGACATGCCGCCGCTCGAAGCGCACGAGGAGGGACGAGAGGTTGCCTGCTGGAGCCCCTTCGCCGCCCATGTCTGA
- a CDS encoding ABC transporter permease, which yields MSATDEHTASQHEEDEATEAEDALFGRPFELSGASTPRGLLGDLARDKLGMVSLVFLVLLALAAIFAPWLAPEDPNGGDLSNALQSPVWHGGEWSHPLGTDWQGYDVLSRLLYGARTSLFIGVAVVAVAGSFGILIGLISGYKGGRVDRWLMGWVDVQVSFPGLLLAMLLIALVGGSVLSVTVILAINGWMVYARMTRGVALTVKERPFVEAAEMVGCKPRRVVLTHILPNLTSPLATLAVLEFARIILAEAALSFLGLGVQHPTVTWGLDIARAGDHELFGNQWLIVYPGILLSLTVLAVNLLSSWLRVALDPQEREKKFAATATAGAEGAGTGV from the coding sequence GTGAGCGCCACCGACGAGCACACGGCGTCGCAGCACGAGGAGGACGAGGCCACCGAGGCGGAGGACGCCCTGTTCGGGCGGCCGTTCGAGCTGTCGGGGGCGTCGACGCCGCGGGGGCTGCTGGGCGACCTCGCCCGCGACAAGCTCGGCATGGTCAGCCTGGTGTTCCTGGTGCTGCTGGCGCTGGCGGCGATCTTCGCCCCGTGGCTGGCGCCCGAGGACCCCAACGGCGGCGACCTGTCGAACGCCCTCCAGTCACCGGTGTGGCACGGCGGCGAGTGGTCGCACCCGCTCGGCACTGACTGGCAGGGCTACGACGTGCTGTCGCGCCTGCTCTACGGCGCCCGCACCTCGCTGTTCATCGGGGTCGCCGTCGTCGCGGTCGCCGGGTCGTTCGGGATCCTGATCGGCCTGATCTCCGGCTACAAGGGCGGCCGCGTCGACCGCTGGCTGATGGGCTGGGTCGACGTGCAGGTGTCGTTCCCCGGGCTACTGCTGGCGATGCTGCTGATCGCCCTGGTCGGTGGCAGCGTGCTGTCGGTCACCGTCATCCTGGCCATCAACGGCTGGATGGTCTACGCCCGCATGACCCGGGGCGTGGCGCTCACCGTGAAGGAGAGGCCCTTCGTCGAGGCCGCCGAGATGGTCGGCTGCAAGCCCCGGCGGGTGGTGCTGACCCACATCCTCCCCAACCTCACCTCGCCGCTGGCCACGCTGGCGGTGCTGGAGTTCGCCCGGATCATCCTGGCCGAGGCCGCCCTGTCGTTCCTCGGCCTGGGCGTGCAGCACCCGACGGTGACCTGGGGCCTCGACATCGCCCGGGCCGGCGACCACGAGCTGTTCGGCAACCAGTGGCTGATCGTCTACCCCGGCATCCTGCTGAGCCTCACCGTGCTGGCGGTCAACCTGCTGTCGAGCTGGCTGCGGGTGGCGCTCGACCCCCAGGAGCGCGAGAAGAAGTTCGCCGCCACCGCCACGGCGGGGGCCGAGGGCGCGGGGACGGGGGTCTGA
- a CDS encoding ABC transporter permease translates to MGRYIARRLGQGLIVIAGVTVFVFVVTRMVGDPVKFMLPLSATVEQRDARRAELGFDRPIPEQFVDFVGDLGRLDLGDSTYVRNTPALEVVFDYLPRTFQLVALGMVVAVVCAVPLGVFAARRPGSVADRTLTTLSLVGLSVPQFFVGFVLLILFTVRLQWFESGPGPWTKNLVLPAICLALPAIGRLAMVVRSAMIDELNTQYVKVAKAKGLSQTRVVAVHALRNAAIPFVTLFGWEVIRAFAGYTVVVETVFNWNGLGFMAVQAIQNNDFFLIQAIVFVVAVMVVVISLLIDVSYKLIDPRVKLS, encoded by the coding sequence ATGGGGCGCTACATCGCCAGGAGGCTCGGACAGGGCCTCATCGTCATCGCCGGGGTCACGGTGTTCGTGTTCGTCGTGACCCGCATGGTGGGCGACCCCGTGAAGTTCATGCTGCCGCTCTCGGCCACCGTGGAGCAGCGCGATGCCCGCCGGGCCGAGCTCGGCTTCGACCGGCCGATCCCGGAGCAGTTCGTCGACTTCGTCGGCGACCTGGGGCGACTTGACCTGGGCGACTCGACCTACGTGCGCAACACACCGGCGCTCGAGGTGGTGTTCGACTACCTGCCCCGGACGTTCCAGCTGGTGGCGCTCGGGATGGTGGTGGCGGTGGTGTGCGCGGTGCCGCTGGGGGTGTTCGCCGCCCGAAGACCGGGCAGCGTGGCCGACCGGACCCTCACCACGCTCAGCCTGGTGGGCCTGTCGGTGCCGCAGTTCTTCGTGGGGTTCGTGCTGCTGATCCTGTTCACGGTGCGGTTGCAGTGGTTCGAGTCGGGCCCTGGCCCGTGGACGAAGAACCTGGTGCTCCCCGCCATCTGCCTGGCGCTGCCCGCCATCGGGCGGCTGGCGATGGTCGTGCGCTCGGCGATGATCGACGAGCTCAACACCCAGTACGTGAAGGTCGCCAAGGCGAAGGGGCTGAGCCAGACCCGGGTCGTCGCCGTCCATGCCCTGCGCAACGCCGCGATCCCGTTCGTGACGCTGTTCGGCTGGGAGGTCATCCGGGCGTTCGCCGGTTACACGGTGGTGGTCGAGACCGTCTTCAACTGGAACGGACTGGGGTTCATGGCCGTGCAGGCCATCCAGAACAACGACTTCTTCCTGATCCAGGCCATCGTCTTCGTGGTCGCCGTGATGGTGGTGGTCATCAGCCTGCTCATCGACGTCAGCTACAAGCTGATCGACCCACGGGTGAAGCTCTCGTGA
- a CDS encoding ABC transporter substrate-binding protein: MRNRQRLAAVLVIGGILAAGCGDDDDSGGSGDGGDSSGDAAEITIALGSEPTSLDPYLVDDGGERAINDNIYETLLTRSPEGELQPGLATELPTQVDDTTWEFTLQEGVTFHDDSAFDADSVVASVERIVGLVADAQTDLDGFFSSLTGATKVDDTTVQITTAEPDGVLPARMYWLKMIPTTAAEVEDLSDEPVGTGPYTFDSYEPGSALTLEANADYWGDAPEVDTVNYEFVTEAGTRLAGLKSGQYDLITNLAPHDVEQAPAFAQVQGQEHPIVILNADAGVTADPNVRTALNLAVDKEAIVEQVYGGHAEVDPGQLLSSSIVGFDEDLEPYAYDPDEAKSLIEDAGVAGETITLVGESSGRWLNDRELVEAVASYWTEAGLTVDLQTPGFDEYLDVLFDRESRADAIFVSSSNDLLDADRQLSTFYQAGGVGSSNSDEELATLIDQARSELDADARVPIYNEAVSLAYDQAYFVWLVNNEDLYGLSEQLEWAPRVDAKLLVKEMSVTG; the protein is encoded by the coding sequence GTGAGGAATCGACAGCGCCTCGCCGCCGTCCTCGTCATCGGTGGCATCTTGGCCGCCGGCTGCGGAGACGACGACGACTCGGGCGGCAGCGGAGACGGCGGGGACTCGAGCGGCGACGCTGCCGAGATCACCATCGCGCTCGGCTCCGAGCCCACTTCCCTCGACCCCTACCTCGTGGACGACGGTGGCGAGCGGGCCATCAACGACAACATCTACGAGACCCTGCTCACCCGCAGCCCCGAGGGCGAGCTGCAACCCGGCCTCGCCACCGAGCTGCCCACCCAGGTCGACGACACCACCTGGGAGTTCACGCTCCAGGAGGGCGTCACCTTCCACGACGACTCGGCGTTCGACGCCGACTCGGTCGTCGCCTCCGTCGAGCGGATCGTCGGACTGGTGGCCGACGCCCAGACCGACCTCGACGGCTTCTTCAGCTCGCTCACCGGTGCGACCAAGGTGGACGACACGACGGTGCAGATCACCACCGCTGAGCCCGACGGCGTGCTGCCGGCCCGCATGTACTGGCTGAAGATGATCCCGACCACCGCCGCCGAGGTCGAGGACCTCAGCGACGAGCCGGTGGGCACCGGTCCCTACACGTTCGACTCCTACGAGCCGGGCTCGGCGCTCACGCTCGAGGCCAACGCCGACTACTGGGGCGACGCCCCCGAGGTCGACACGGTGAACTACGAGTTCGTCACCGAGGCCGGCACTCGGCTCGCCGGGCTCAAGTCGGGTCAGTACGACCTCATCACCAACCTCGCTCCCCACGACGTCGAGCAGGCGCCCGCGTTCGCCCAGGTCCAGGGCCAGGAGCACCCAATCGTCATCCTCAACGCCGACGCCGGCGTGACCGCCGACCCGAACGTCCGCACGGCGCTCAACCTGGCGGTCGACAAGGAGGCCATCGTCGAGCAGGTCTACGGCGGCCACGCCGAGGTCGACCCCGGCCAGCTGCTCAGCTCGTCGATCGTCGGCTTCGACGAGGACCTCGAGCCCTACGCCTACGACCCCGACGAGGCCAAGTCGCTCATCGAGGACGCCGGCGTCGCCGGCGAGACCATCACGCTGGTGGGCGAGTCGTCGGGCCGCTGGCTCAACGACCGGGAGCTGGTCGAAGCCGTCGCCAGCTACTGGACCGAGGCCGGCCTCACGGTCGACCTGCAGACCCCCGGCTTCGACGAGTACCTCGACGTGCTCTTCGACCGGGAGAGCCGGGCCGACGCCATCTTCGTGTCGAGCTCGAACGACCTGCTCGACGCCGACCGCCAGCTGTCGACCTTCTACCAGGCCGGCGGCGTCGGATCGTCGAACAGCGACGAGGAGCTCGCCACGCTCATCGACCAGGCCCGGTCCGAGCTCGACGCCGACGCCCGGGTGCCCATCTACAACGAGGCGGTCTCGCTGGCCTACGACCAGGCGTACTTCGTCTGGCTGGTCAACAACGAGGACCTCTACGGCCTGTCCGAGCAGCTCGAATGGGCGCCTCGGGTCGACGCCAAGCTCCTCGTGAAGGAGATGTCGGTCACCGGTTGA
- a CDS encoding GntR family transcriptional regulator, translated as MVDAHARARPIGQIHQPLREAVQDAIRAAIVDGRYPQGERLLEDQLAHELDVSRNPVREALQALATEGFVVIEPRRGARVASVSPERAGELFEVREVLEGLAARLAASRRTPEQLAVLEDIVAEGSRLVDAGRLGELPELNTRFHAALQAAAANGMLTDVLGRLGPIVTWVYAHRIAERSTYSWTEHAAIVEAIAAGDADLAHRRACTHIAAARAAYLTG; from the coding sequence ATGGTCGACGCCCACGCCCGTGCCCGCCCCATAGGTCAGATCCACCAACCGCTGCGCGAGGCGGTGCAGGACGCGATCCGCGCCGCCATCGTCGACGGGCGCTATCCCCAGGGAGAGCGCCTGCTGGAGGACCAGCTCGCCCACGAGCTGGACGTCTCCCGCAACCCCGTGCGCGAGGCGCTGCAGGCGCTCGCCACCGAGGGCTTCGTGGTGATCGAACCCCGCCGGGGCGCACGGGTGGCATCGGTGTCGCCCGAGCGCGCCGGCGAGCTGTTCGAGGTGCGCGAGGTGCTGGAGGGCCTTGCCGCCCGGTTGGCCGCCTCCCGGCGGACGCCCGAGCAGCTGGCGGTGCTGGAGGACATCGTCGCCGAGGGCTCACGCCTCGTCGACGCCGGGCGCCTCGGCGAGCTGCCCGAGCTCAACACCCGGTTCCACGCCGCGCTGCAGGCCGCCGCCGCCAACGGGATGCTCACCGACGTGCTGGGCCGCCTCGGCCCCATCGTCACGTGGGTCTACGCCCACCGCATCGCCGAGCGCTCGACCTACTCGTGGACCGAGCACGCCGCCATCGTCGAAGCGATCGCCGCCGGCGACGCCGACCTGGCCCACCGGCGGGCCTGCACCCACATCGCCGCCGCCCGCGCCGCCTACCTCACCGGCTGA
- a CDS encoding aspartate dehydrogenase domain-containing protein, with the protein MTAAVGVIGAGAIGSVVAEALARGEVPGCRLAGVLRRSGPTVVAAGLDLLVASIGELVDRSDVVVEAAGAQALADHGPAVVDAGVDLLVVSVGALVDDRLRAHLCDTHEGRGRVLLSSGAIGGLDLLRAAALMGPVHSVRLTTVKRPQALERPWMSDDERAQLLRSRHPHTVFSGSARDAVRRFPDSSNVAATLALATTGFDATHVDIVAEAEAARVRHRIEVEADAGRYELTVENTPSANPRTSAVTPYAVLRALADRDARLIVGA; encoded by the coding sequence ATGACGGCCGCGGTGGGTGTGATCGGCGCGGGGGCCATCGGCTCGGTCGTGGCCGAGGCGCTCGCGCGGGGCGAGGTGCCTGGCTGCCGCCTCGCCGGGGTGCTGCGACGCTCCGGGCCCACGGTGGTCGCGGCCGGGCTCGACCTGCTGGTGGCGTCGATCGGCGAGCTGGTCGACCGCAGCGACGTCGTGGTCGAGGCCGCCGGCGCCCAGGCGCTGGCCGACCACGGGCCGGCGGTGGTCGACGCCGGGGTCGACCTGCTGGTGGTGAGCGTCGGCGCCCTGGTGGACGACCGGCTGCGCGCCCACCTCTGCGACACCCACGAGGGCCGGGGGCGGGTGCTGCTGTCGTCCGGGGCGATCGGCGGGCTGGACCTGCTGCGGGCCGCCGCGCTGATGGGCCCGGTCCACTCGGTGCGGCTGACCACGGTGAAGCGTCCCCAGGCGCTGGAGCGACCGTGGATGTCCGACGACGAGCGGGCACAGCTCCTCCGCTCCCGCCACCCCCACACCGTGTTCTCCGGCTCCGCCCGCGACGCCGTCCGGCGCTTCCCCGACTCGTCCAACGTGGCCGCCACACTGGCCCTGGCGACGACCGGCTTCGACGCCACCCACGTCGACATCGTCGCCGAGGCCGAGGCCGCCCGGGTCCGGCACCGCATCGAGGTCGAGGCCGACGCCGGCCGTTACGAGCTGACCGTCGAGAACACCCCGTCGGCCAACCCCCGCACCAGCGCCGTCACCCCCTACGCCGTCCTCCGCGCCCTCGCCGACCGCGACGCCCGGCTCATCGTCGGCGCCTGA
- a CDS encoding (2Fe-2S)-binding protein encodes MTDDDTAPDPGTAVRVRVNGAVHELQVPGRLSLADALRERLHLTGTHLGCEHGVCGACTVLVDDRPVRSCITLAAACDGSDVVTVEGLAGPVADAVREAFAAEHGLQCGFCTSGMLMTAVDVVTRRPDATPDDIRHELGGNLCRCTGYVNIVRAITRAAADLGTITADAGTAVTIGGRA; translated from the coding sequence ATGACCGACGACGACACAGCTCCTGATCCCGGCACCGCCGTGCGGGTGAGGGTGAACGGCGCTGTGCACGAGCTGCAGGTGCCCGGTCGGCTGTCGCTGGCCGACGCCCTGCGGGAGCGGCTGCACCTCACCGGCACCCACCTCGGCTGCGAGCACGGGGTCTGCGGGGCCTGCACGGTGCTGGTCGACGACCGGCCGGTGCGGTCGTGCATCACTCTCGCCGCCGCCTGCGACGGGAGCGACGTCGTGACCGTCGAGGGCCTCGCCGGTCCCGTGGCCGATGCCGTCCGGGAGGCGTTCGCCGCCGAGCACGGCCTCCAGTGCGGCTTCTGCACCTCCGGGATGTTGATGACGGCGGTCGACGTCGTCACCCGCCGCCCCGACGCCACGCCCGACGACATCCGTCACGAGCTGGGCGGGAACCTGTGTCGCTGCACCGGCTACGTCAACATCGTCCGGGCCATCACCCGGGCCGCCGCCGACCTGGGCACCATCACCGCCGACGCCGGTACCGCCGTCACGATCGGGGGGCGGGCGTGA
- a CDS encoding FAD binding domain-containing protein → MKPAPFTYRRAESTDEALALLAEHGDDAKLMSGGQSLVPLLNMRLAQPAVVVDIGRVAELADVTEAPDRIRYGAGVVHSWFEDALVPDAADGLLRAVAGGIGYRAIRNRGTLGGSLAHADSSAEWPVVMAALGAGVVVRSAERGERVVPATEFVQGFFTNALDDDEAVVAVDVPRLAPGSRWGFAKSARKPGEFAESLAVAIVAADGRAEVWLGAAASVPLRVDPDDLAALPDGDAYERHLHGVTIARALDQARQREAA, encoded by the coding sequence GTGAAGCCGGCGCCGTTCACATACCGGCGGGCGGAGTCGACCGACGAGGCCCTGGCGTTGCTGGCGGAGCACGGCGACGACGCGAAGCTGATGTCGGGCGGGCAGAGCCTGGTGCCGCTGCTGAACATGCGGTTGGCGCAGCCGGCCGTGGTCGTCGACATCGGGCGGGTGGCGGAGCTGGCCGACGTGACCGAGGCGCCCGACCGGATCCGGTACGGGGCCGGCGTCGTGCACTCGTGGTTCGAGGACGCGCTGGTGCCCGACGCCGCCGACGGCCTGCTGCGGGCGGTCGCCGGGGGCATCGGCTACCGGGCGATCCGCAACCGGGGGACGCTCGGCGGCAGCCTGGCCCACGCCGACAGCTCGGCGGAGTGGCCGGTGGTGATGGCCGCCCTCGGAGCCGGGGTCGTCGTGCGATCGGCCGAGCGGGGCGAGCGCGTCGTGCCGGCCACCGAGTTCGTGCAGGGCTTCTTCACCAACGCCCTCGACGACGACGAGGCCGTGGTCGCCGTCGACGTGCCGCGCCTGGCGCCGGGGTCGCGCTGGGGGTTCGCCAAGTCCGCCCGCAAACCGGGCGAGTTCGCGGAGTCGCTGGCGGTGGCGATCGTCGCCGCCGACGGCCGGGCCGAGGTGTGGCTGGGGGCGGCGGCATCGGTGCCGCTACGGGTCGACCCCGACGACCTCGCCGCACTGCCCGACGGTGACGCGTACGAGCGCCACCTCCACGGGGTGACCATCGCCCGCGCCCTCGACCAGGCCCGCCAGAGGGAGGCTGCATGA